Part of the Scyliorhinus torazame isolate Kashiwa2021f chromosome 20, sScyTor2.1, whole genome shotgun sequence genome, GTTCAGACACCTGTTTCTGCATCTCCTGCATCCCTGAGCTCAGAGACTTGTTTACACTGTCATTTGAAGACAGTTTTCCCAGAGTTTCAGCTGCACAGGAAACATTTTTCAACCATCAGTCATAACACCAAAGCCCAACTCCCGATCCCCAGGAACTGGCCACATCTTaaaaaccccaccccacccccaatctccCTTTCACTCAATCAGAGAACCTTGCTGCACAAGAGGAGGCTGTTTGACACATTGGCCACCGCCATCTCCTTGAAGCAATTACACAATCAGCCCCACTTTGAACTCTCTTACCCCCTCGCTCATTAAATTTCTATTTGTCAAAAAAAAATTTCCATTCTCTTTGagctactattgaatctgcttctaccatCCCTTTAGTCAGCTCTTCCAAATCATAGTTCCTGCATTTAATAAGTTCTCATCTTTCTTATGGTTCCTTTTCCAATGAAAATTGTATCCTCTGGTTACTGATCCTTCTCCCagtagaaacagtttctccttatttactcaatCAAAACAGGATTTTGAATATCTCAATTAAATCTCCCACTTATATTTCTGTTCTCAGGAGCAAATCAGCTTCTTCGGTCTCTCTACTTCCCTGGAACCAATAGAGTAAATCTCCTCGGCACGTCTCAACACTTTTCTCTTCAGCATACCTACTACCCGGCATCATTTCCGTGCTCACCCAGCTGGgactccattgactccagtttatttTCCATGTCTGCGCGGTTCCTCTCGTCTCGCTCCAGTTTCTGGATCAGATTCCCAACATTGACCATGTTGCCATTGTGCTCAATCAGGCTGGTGTCTCCAGACCGGGTCCTCGGTTTACTGGGAGCGGCGCTGGGGCAGGGTAGCAAGAGATGATGGTTCCCTGAGGGAGATACACAACAATCAGAGGCTCGAATTCCTCTCCTCGCTAAACAAATAGCCACGGAAGGCAACCAGAAGCCACCACTGAGTAACACTGACATCGCCATGAGGCATCAGGGATCAGGTGACTGGACAGGGGAGGtgaggagcaggggaggggggtgaagtgaggAGGAGGAAATGAAGAATGCGTGGTAATGAGGGGAGAGTCGGCATGGAGCCGTGGGTTTTACTGTGTGCACTCAggcaggctagaatacaagatattATGTTTAAGCCTTGAATAGGCTGAAGGACTGAATTTCCAGAGCGCAGTGTCCAATCAGCAGTTACACAGGGAGCTCAGTGGCTGATCGGGGCTCATCATAATGGGGGGCAATAATTGCCCTGGGCCAGTGTGGAATAGCAGGGGGTCAACGCATTAAAATCCTAACGGCTCCCCTGGAGTATAATACCGGCAGGAGGAGGATGGACCAAATAATACACATCTTACCGAGCAGCATCTCCTCTGTCACAAGGCTCTTGTCCTCCAATTTCTCCAGGTCTCCTTCCCAGCCATCGGTGAGGGTTCGATAAAGACACATGTTCTGGGAGCACACCTTCACCACCAGCTGCTTAATCTGCAACAACAGTATGCAATTTAGATTAGGGTCCATTGACTGCAAGTCCCTTTGCTGAGCTACCACTCAGTGGTGTCAGGGGTGTATGTTCATTGCCCTCAGCAGTTTTATCCCATTCAATCCACTTAATGAGTCATGTCCCTCACCCTGTGGACAGTCAAACTGGCCAGTATCCAACAAGCCAGTCAGGAATTGGAGCCCGTCCCAAACCCCGTGACGTTTACTCAGCAACACCCTGTCTCTGTAATGTTAGCCTTGCTGATTGTGTTCCTGGCTGAATAACAGTGACTGAAATGTGACAAAGCATTGAAATGAACGTGCGGTCAATGTAGTGACATAAGGTGctccacacagatatacacacacaggacacccagctCCCTTGCAAAATATCTCGCAAAGGAAGAGGGGCTCGGAAGGTTGCTCCAGTCAAGCTGCAAGAGCAGAGTTAATCGAGGCCCAAGAGTCAGGAAACAGCTCTTGCTGTTTAACAGTGACCGGAATAACTTGCCTGATGGTCTGCTCAGTTCACTATGTGATGGAAtataggaaatcagccagggttccagttGCCAACCACAAGATCCCTGATTGGAAAAGCTTGCAGTGAAGCTGTCGACTCAGCTTGTGCTCAGGTTAACTCTCAAAGTCAAAAGAGAGGTGTTGGTACCCATTGAACTGTTGCTCGGGTGGAAGGAGGAACTATATTGGGTTAAGCAGGAACATCGAACAGGAACAAGCAAGCTGTGAAAAAGTATGCAGGTGCCAGGGAAGCTTGTGTGCACTGTATACATGGGCAGGATTGCAGCATACCTGAGCTCTGGATAGATGCAGTCCCAAGGTGCAGATGATCTGCTCCAGGTCTTTCTCCAGAATGTAACTACACAGATTGCGGTCAAAGTAGATGAAGGCGAGTAGAAGATCCTTGCGCAATGACACCATTTGACTGACATCCTTCTCCTGTGACACAAAGAGAGATGAAAGCAGAGTTATGTTACTGCCCttccagttctaaccactgtgaatGTTCCTAAGTTAACCGGACTGAAGCTTCATACTGCAAACTCTCCATGTCCCATTCAACCCCGGGCTCAGTTTCAAAGCTTCCACTGGGTGCAGTGCAAGGGCCTTAGTACCCAGTCCACTGCCAGCTCCACAGAGCCCAATcagccccctcccacaccaccataGCTGCACCCAGTTCTCCACCAGCTCCAGCAAGCAGCCTCTCTGCTCTGACTGATGGCGTTGCATtatacaccccccgccccccccccccccccccccccccccgggtcacatTCTGTGATCCTGCAGCTTCACcggcctgcccccccgccccccccacccctcccgctcgCCCTGTGATACACCTCATCCCAAAGCCTCGGAATTCAGTGATGTCCAGAAAGCTCCTGCTGTCCTACCAGTCTCTCATTGCACCAATATTTCCTTACCATCTCTTTGACAGATTCACTCTCTGCGCTATTCCCTTTCACAATTGGCTTTTTCTCATCAGTGTTCGAGATACCTGCAGGAAGCACAAACAAGCATCATCACAAACTCAACACGTGACACTGGGGATAAGCACAAAGGGAGGGAACAGCAAAGTTGGTGCGGTCTCAGAGCTGATTATAGCAGTATTAGATATGGGATAAAAActctctctacattgtcccatcaaacactccctcaaaTATGCAATTGAATGTTCAGTTGCATTCAGATGATAGTTCCTGTACAGGAACAGATTAAAGTGGTGATTGTTGAGATTTGGAGCTTGCATATTTGTAAAGTGTGCCTCTGCAAACCAAAGCTCAAGTGGATAAAAACTTGGTTATGGTTTTATCCTTCTCCACCTGGTCTTTGGGATTGAGAACCAGGGAGATATTACACAGGTTACATGTGCCTAAATTCCACTGCACTGAACAATCCACACCCTCGAGTCATTGACCAGAGTCTTCCTGATGCCAGTTTGGTTCATTGGGCAGCTTATCGGTGATTCTTTGATATCAGAACGTCACAGAATGGCCCAAGTGTTTTACTTCTGATTGCCGTTGGTATAGGATGAAACTGGAGCCAACATTTACTCATTTTCCATTTATTCTGAATGAAAGATAACAAGTACCTCCTAACTCAACCACAATGCTGTGTCGCAAAGTGTCTTTGCAAACGTGCTGAAGTAACAACCGAATAAATGCCCTCTTGCATAGAGTTAACCACAAATTATGTAAAATTAACATGAAGATCAGGAGAACTGCAGCTCTGAGAACCGCACACAGATCCAACAGCCTCCATACTATGTGGTGAGATGGTTGGGACTATGTTGAATTGCTTTCAAACTAACTGTTCCTCACCAAAATCCTCCTCGTTGTCCTCCAGGAGCAGAACATCATCAATCTGCAGAAGTGCATCGTCATCGCACTCTTTCTCTTTCCCATCCTTTTCTTTAGCCACTCCCTCTTCGGGCTACAATAATCATTGGAAAGATATGGTTAACCATAAATAAATGATATTTTCAATGAGGGTTGGCTGGAtatgtggggaggagagggatttGAGATTATAATCCATTAAAATAGCAGCCCCTCGTGTCAAAGAGTTGGTTCACAGCACCAGCTCTGGAATAGAAAAATGAACATGTAGCTATGAATCTCCGAGTAgccaatactcagcaggtcagaccctCAGTCTCTCTTCTCCATCTGCCAAAGGCTGATCTAAAAACAGATTCTTCTGGCTGAACAATCAGAAAACCAAGGTcaaccccaccatggcagatgggaaaatttgaaataaaaatctggaattaaatgtccatGAAAccagtcaattgttgtaaaaacccaccttgctcactaatgtcctttcgggaaggaaatctgccatccttacccggtctggcctacatgtgactccagacccacagcaatgtggttgcctctgaaattccctcagggcagcacggtggcttagTGGTTATCACAGCGTCTGggagctgggttcgattcctggcttgggtcaatgtctgtgtggagtccgcacgctctccccgtgtctgcatgtgtttcctccggatgctccggtttcctcccacagtccgaagatgtgcaggttaggtggatttgctaggCTAAATAGATGGGATTATTGGgatggtttagctggtttagcacagtgggctaaatcgctggcttgtagtgcaaaacaagaccagcagcacgggttcaatttccgtaccggcctccccgaacaggcaccggaatgtggcgactaggggcttttcacagtaactttattgaagcctacttgtgacaataagcggttttcatttttcttTTCAATTGGTTGAGGGTTTGGATTGGGCCTACCTGGAGTGATCCTTCAGAGGGtccgactcagttcaagggcaattagggatgggcaacaaatgctggccctgcctgcaACCCCACAACACATGAAGATATAAAGAAAACCCTATCTGCTCCACTGTGCCCTTCCTGGTGATGTTTCATATCCACCTATCCCCATGGCCTTCCCCTCCATTCCTCGGGTTTCAATGGCTATCAACCCAATTCAAACTCTCCCATTGGCCACTTTGTGTTTGCCCATAAACCGGCTACGTCTCGATCCCATTGGCCCaattgccccccccgcccccccattttcCCGTTCGTGGTCTGTACCTTTGTCAGCTCCCAGTCCCAATCCTCTTCCAGTGGAGCAGCTTTAACGGACGCCTCGCTCGATTCCTTTATCTCCTCCGCCTCCATCATCTCCTCGGCTTCCTTCACCTCAGCTTCTTTCTTCGGCTGTTTCAACTTGTCCTCCGGCTCCTTCTGATCTTTCTCTTCACTTTCTTCATTGGCAGTTGCGGCCTTGGGtttctccacctcctcctctggcTTCTTCTCGGGGAATGCTAGCAGGGCTTTGTAGACGGTGTATCCAAAATCCCTTTGCAGCATTTCACCAAACATCTCAGCGAGCCATAAAACCTAGGGTCAAAGCACAGGATTCAGACTCAAAACTAAATCTTCCTCCTCCACCGTCATGCGGGAAACTGGAACGATTGGACAAGTATAgcacgggttaggtacagagtgaaactccctctacacCCCCCAGGCGGGTGCAGCATGGCACAGATCCAACATCAAGCTCATGCTGCATGGCTTCAACATCGTGGCCAATGGCAGGAGCCAGAGAAAAGTGTTAAACTGTTTGTCACGTGCAAAAGGAAATTACCTCAAAGGAATGGCCCTTGGAATCATTCCGGTAGCTTCTCAGTGTACTCAGAGACAGGACGCCACAGCCAAAATTCCCTCCCATGGAGGAGCGATTGGGACGCACAATCACAGCGGGTTCAGCCGGCAGGGGGCAGCGAGGTTCTTCCTTAGGCGGGGCGGTAGCATCTCCAGCCTGCTTCCCCGTGGCATCCTTCACACATTTCAATGCAATTCAATTAGATTAACAAGGCAGAAACAAAGCAGTACAGCTCTCTGCAGTgagaaatgaggggggggggggggggggggggagggggacggagaagagagggggagggggacggagagagggggggggacggagagagggggagggggacggagagaggggggggagacagagagagagacggagagagggggagggagacggagagagagagggagggagggagacggagaaagagagagggagggtgacagagagagagggagggagacggagagagggaggacccagagagagagggagggagccagagagagagggagggagccagagagagagggagggagacagagagagagggagggagacagagagagagggagggagacagagagagagggagggagacagagagagagggagggagacagagaggggagggagggagacggagagggagggagggagacggagagggagggagggagggagacggagagagagagagagagagagagggagacggagagagagagagggagacggagagagatggagggagacggagagagagagagagagacggagagagagagagagagagggagacggagagagagagggagacagagagagagggagggagacggagagagagggagggagacggagagagagggagggagacggagaaagagggagggagacggagagagagggagggagacggagagagagggagggagacggagagagagggagggagacggagagagagggagggagacggagagagagggagggagacggagagagagggagggagacggagagagagggagggagacggagagagagggagggagacggagagggagggagacggagagagagggagggagacggagaggggagggagggagacggagagggagggagggagacggagagggagggagggagacggagagggagggagacggagagaggggaaggggggcagagagagagggagggagacagagagagagggagggagacagagaggggagggagggagacagagagggagggagacggagagagagagagagagagagggagacggagagagagagagggagacggagagagagagagagagagagagagagggagacggagagagatggagggagacggagagagagagagagagacggagagagagagagagagagggagacggagagagagagggagacagagagagagggagggagacggagagagagagagggagacggagagagagggagggagacggagagagagggagggagacggagagagagggagggagacggagagagagggagggagacggagagagagggagggagacggagagagagggagggagacggagagagagggagggagacggagagagagggagggagacggagagggagggagacggagagagagggagggagacggagagggagggagggagacggagagggagggagggagacggagagggagggagggagacggagagggagggagggagacggagagggagacggagagggagggagacggagagaggggaaggggggcagagagagagggagggagacagagagagagggagggagacagagagagagggagggagacagagagggagggagggagacggagagagagggagggagacggagagggagggagggagacagagagggagggagggagacagagaaagagggagggagacggagagagagagggagggagacggagagagagagggagggagacggacagagagagggagggaggcggacagagagagggagggagacggacagagagagggagggagacagagagagcgggagggagaccgagagagagagggagggggatggagcgcAGAGGGTAGTGGAGGTGGAAAGGAGGGTAATGAGCATAGGAACATTGGAAATAGGAGTTGGCCAAGCGtgacaagcctgctctgccattcaaacagaGCTTGGCTGGTCATTGACCTCGATGCCACCCCCCTCCCACTAGCCCAGATCAGAAATTCCCAAAGATACAACACCCTCTGATTGATCAAATTCCTCATCTCAATGTAAAACGGCCTCCCTATTACTCTCAGCCTGCTTCTCCTGGTTCTACACTCAGCAGCCAGGGCAAACATCCACCCTGTCATGTCTGGAAGGACCAGGTAACCCCTCATTCTTGAAAACATATGGGAACACAGCCAGTTTCCACAATCTCTCCATTTCAGGCAATGCCGCCATCCCTGGGGTTCACCTGGTGACCCTCCGCTGCAGCCAGTCTATGGGTGTTGCGACCCAGAATCTGACAATCTCAGGTGGTGTCATCGGCCTAACAAAGGATGTCACCTGAAAGAAGGATGCTAAGTGAGCACGTCACACatgcctccagatccacagcagtgggtCATTGGTCAAGCTGTTCCGTTCAGAAATGTTGGCCTTGACAGCGACATCCATATCCCACAAAATAATTTTAGCAAGTGCTCAATGCCAACAAGGATGTTTATTACCCAATCCTAGCggcactccattcagcccatcttgtacaTGTTAGCACTTTCCAAAAACAATGTACTTCACCCAACGTTCCTGCTCTTTCTCCATATCACTGCATTTTTTTCTCCTTTTAGCCAATTTCCTTGCGAAGACTCCAATTGAAACTGTTGCCACCACCCAATCCGGCTGTGCTTTCCGAATCCTAACCACTGACTTCATTATGAAAGTATTTGCTCGTGTCCCCTCTGCTCTTGTTGCCAATCGCTTCGTATCTCTGTTTATTGACCTTGGGAGTGACTGAAAACCATCTCTCGCTTGCCGCTATCTGAAACTTTCAGAATTTTAAACACTTTTATCACGTTTCCTCTCAGATCTTTCTGCTCTTTGGTCTATTATGATTGTCATGCCTCATTTTGACAATCATTCCTGTAAATTTCTGCACCCTCCGAGGCCTGGACAGCTTCCCTCAAGTGCGGtgctcagaactggacacaatactccagaggtTGAATGAGTGCTTTATCAAGTTTTAGTATGTTTTGGCTTGGTGTTGAGTCTGGGTTAATATAGCCTGCTTTAAGAACTGTCTCAAACATCTGTGCACAATCACCCCCACCAGCTTTCTGTTCTTGCACCCTCTCCTGCGTCAATGCTGACTTTGCCTTTCTGTACAAATTTTGAAATCATATCCCATCTATACATTCAATATTCTCACCTCCTTCTGCTCCTCCATGGGGGAACTCTTTTCTTCTGTAGCATCATTTGCGGCCTCCTTCTGGATTGCTGTTTCATCCTTTTCAATCTCTTCCTTTGCGGCCTCTTCTTCCAGTTCTTTCTCCAGACGGCTGACAAGCTGCGCTTTCGTCCCCTTGGAATTCATATTCCTTGCTTTCAGCTCCCTGCGGAAATCTTCCACCTAAATCAATGAAAAATCCGTCACAGCCCACAGGTTCAATCCAAGTTAGCAACCTCTTTAAGCTTCTTGCTCCTCTATCGATGCTTTCACAGTCTCGTCTATCATTCACACAATCACGTTGCTTTGAAAACAGACGCAAAGGACCAAATCGGGAAACAGAAATGCGGGGGCAGCACAACCAGGTGACTGCGAAGTTCAATTTCGAAGCGAAattgattagggcagcacggtagcatggtggttagcacaatttcttcacagctccagggtcccaggttcgattccccgctgggtcactgtctgtgcggagtttgcacgttctccccgtgtctgcgtgggtttcctccgggtgctccggtttcctcccacagtccaaagatgtgcaggttaggtggattggctatgctaaattgcccatagtgtccaaaattgcccttagtgctgggtggggttactgggttatggggatggggtggaggtgtggacttgggtagggtgctctttccaagagccggtgcagactcgatgggccgaatggcctccttctgcactgtaaattctatgtatctataagACACGACGACAGTTAGGTGGAGGTGGTGAAAGTTGAGAAAAATCAGGGAGTAATAATAATTTGATCATGAGCAGGTCATGAATATTGACCACCCTCTGTAAACCACACATATCCAAGTATTGTATCAGAATTAATCTCTGTCGCACAGTATTTATATATTTTGAGGTAAAGCTTTCCAGGACTGCATTTCtacctttcacagcctcaggacatcGCAAATGAAGTACTTCAGAAGTGGAATTACTGTTAAAATGTTGGAAACATAGCAACAGtaatctgggcagcacagtggttagcactgcagcctcacagcaccagggacccaggttcaattctagccttgggccactgtctgtgtggagtctgcaagttctccccgtgtctgtgtgggtttcctccgggtgctccggtttcctcccacggtccaaaggtgtgcagctaggtggattggccatgatcaattgcccttagtgtccaaaaaggttaggttgagttactgggttatggagatagggtggaggtgtgggcttaagtagggtgctctttccaagggccagtgcagactcgatgggccgaatgacctccttctgtactgtaaattctatcatctgttttagtgatgctgcttgagggatgaatgttggccaggacaccagacaGAAACAGCTTGCCCATCTTTGAATACTGGTTGTGGGCTAATTTCCATGAGGTTAAGGGGCTTCAATTTAACAGCTCTTGCTAAACACAGCCCCTCTGACAACGCAGCAATCCCTCAACTACTGGCACTGGAATGTCAGCTAGATTGTGCGCTCAGGTcattggggctgggctgggggcaGCTTGACTCCACAAACCTCTGCCTCAGACAAGTCTCCTGAGGCTCTTTTGACCTCCAGGTCGAAGCTTGACAAGGTAGCTCAGCCAGAATGGTCTCACAGGCCTGAATGGCCCATTTTGTGTTCTGGCTGATTAGAAATGCACAAAGTACTTTCTTGCTGAACGCGAAGGGAGCTAGAATAGGAGTTTTGATATGAATGCAGCCTGGAACAAGAATGAATAGGAACAGAGATTTTGAGTTAGGATGACACACACTGACGATAATGCCATCTCGAATCAGCATGTACACACTTTGCGATACAGAAGCAGGTCTTACTTTCATGGTCTTCAGGTCCAGACTGCTCCACTGGGTTGGAGTGGGGAGTG contains:
- the LOC140396801 gene encoding cell division cycle and apoptosis regulator protein 1-like isoform X2 produces the protein MWGNQFQSATKAGVHGQQQSLLGPGPPSLQQALLQSPSHMLSGQKQGILGAKPQPQPLLQAPRIPSLLSSQPLLSQLPHKPGLLQPLVHLSPHAQLGRRLDIGLRAMGRNGRMDIGRRGDRRGNYKRMGGQGSSQKRYQDMASGEGPAKKARHYIPSYSVQYARFSLDSSTCDAIEVQRRYPCLHIPDRFFDSKLCWVNTFPLSEPFQIGQKCVFHVMEGGSDPAEGQESYVEPSDADSTYSAKVILLSCPDLQKLYHQTCTLAEAPKETAEVPQHPTKLIKFLVGMKGQEAAGLIGGSWSPSLDGPCPDKDPRVLIKTAIRTTKALTGIDLTACTQWFRFAEIRYHQPGELHEGWLPPARVETVVVFLPDVWHCLPTRLEWDALSLGYTQQLTDREQAEHKDTDRDETEEKMEEQGEDALPTPTQWSSLDLKTMKVEDFRRELKARNMNSKGTKAQLVSRLEKELEEEAAKEEIEKDETAIQKEAANDATEEKSSPMEEQKEDATGKQAGDATAPPKEEPRCPLPAEPAVIVRPNRSSMGGNFGCGVLSLSTLRSYRNDSKGHSFEVLWLAEMFGEMLQRDFGYTVYKALLAFPEKKPEEEVEKPKAATANEESEEKDQKEPEDKLKQPKKEAEVKEAEEMMEAEEIKESSEASVKAAPLEEDWDWELTKPEEGVAKEKDGKEKECDDDALLQIDDVLLLEDNEEDFGISNTDEKKPIVKGNSAESESVKEMEKDVSQMVSLRKDLLLAFIYFDRNLCSYILEKDLEQIICTLGLHLSRAQIKQLVVKVCSQNMCLYRTLTDGWEGDLEKLEDKSLVTEEMLLGNHHLLLPCPSAAPSKPRTRSGDTSLIEHNGNMVNVGNLIQKLERDERNRADMENKLESMESQLAETLGKLSSNDSVNKSLSSGMQEMQKQVSELEDRVKAAEKLKLFYELRLQDNTRNLNSMMEEIQRIIKKNNAVTEKKEK